CACTGGGAAATTCTCGATCAGCTGCGCGCCTTCTATGACGAGTTCCAGCTGTCACCGGCCAACCGTCCGCTGATCAAGTACGTGGCGCTGAAGCTGGGACCAGACAAGGGCAACAGCCTGCACCTCAACCGCCTGTTCAAGGGCACGCCCGCCAAACTCGCCGCCAAGCTCGCCGGCCTGCCGAAACCGACCAATTGTCTATGAAACTGATCACGCCTGAAGAACACCCT
The sequence above is drawn from the Pseudomonas sp. Z8(2022) genome and encodes:
- a CDS encoding TusE/DsrC/DsvC family sulfur relay protein, yielding MSTLNVGGRDIALDKDGYLIDLQDWSRPVAEALAAAEELQLSGEHWEILDQLRAFYDEFQLSPANRPLIKYVALKLGPDKGNSLHLNRLFKGTPAKLAAKLAGLPKPTNCL